The proteins below are encoded in one region of Silene latifolia isolate original U9 population chromosome 2, ASM4854445v1, whole genome shotgun sequence:
- the LOC141637280 gene encoding MLP-like protein 31: MERILTPSYQLSGNDFSCEFSYLLEDGKKCVAKELIEVIDEENQLVRFKIIDGDLLKEFKSFTLTVHVLPRGELTGVKWISEFEKIDESVPYPTKLIDFCIAVTKDIETHHLNEAKTEAAKTE, from the exons ATGGAGAGGATCTTGACTCCATCCTACCAACTCTCGGGCAATGATTTTTCTTGCGAATTTAGCTATTTGCTCGAAG ACGGGAAAAAATGCGTGGCAAAGGAACTGATTGAAGTAATAGATGAAGAAAACCAGTTGGTGAGATTTAAGATAATTGATGGAGATCTACTAAAAGAGTTTAAAAGCTTCACTCTGACAGTTCATGTGTTACCAAGGGGTGAGCTAACTGGGGTTAAGTGGATTTCTGAATTTGagaagattgatgaaagtgtGCCTTATCCTACCAAGTTGATTGACTTCTGTATTGCAGTTACTAAGGATATTGAAACTCATCATCTTAATGAGGCAAAAACTGAGGCAGCAAAGACTGAGTAA